A genome region from Eurosta solidaginis isolate ZX-2024a chromosome 2, ASM4086904v1, whole genome shotgun sequence includes the following:
- the Plap gene encoding phospholipase A-2-activating protein, translated as MQATLNDYKLSCELFGHSLDVRSVAVGWETTEGQIIISGSRDKTVKLWKRLGDEYAEAVTFQDHKNFVACVYYLEAEQWICTGSNDATVAIYKEGGFVPILTLKGHESTVCSIAAGVEPQTLITGSWDKTARIWAIDQSGGVTSVVLRGHEAAVWAVASMPSVKKYITGAADKCIYYWNSKGEKLRMLKGHTDCVRGIIALQNNSLVSCANDALIKYWNDDGECEKELSGHTNYIYAVAPNRALGDNVIVSCGEDSTLRMWDLTKGQELGTAIIHPAQSVWSVACLKNGDIVTGSSDGVVRVFTKDPARYANELTMKGFVNAVETRKAQMSEDIGGIKKTDLPGPEALLTNGTREGQTKMVRHQDGSVKCYAWQSGQWNLVGDVTGASGGSQKTSGKTLYEGKEYDYVFSVDISDTEPPIKLPYNRGEDPWQAAQLFIHRNNLPQAYLDQVANFIIKNSSCGGNVAPQPTTSGYQDPFTGGSRYVPGGSNHNINSAGNVDPFTGASSYSTSAAALQRKTDVNFIKGSEKHFPVSNYVTFDNCDPAKVLEKLKEFNSKLTTESEKVSDTLLNAVIALTSAQPEVDTSSIEALQHLLRWPNDILFPVLDVSRLAIRHEQIFSILNSFNFLDTVLPKLNSSAPNTLMVVRCLANMMRHETGRRQIEPQLTKLAAQINEIKTGSANLQIAIATFYLNVTISQTLSVAKNESCRIVTEGIVELLKWAVDLEACYRAMQAIGNLTTTPFGQETVAIVVSVDYVMDKIRELTNTPQTGIYIKLNSAGSALLAAF; from the exons ATGCAAGCAACCCTCAACGACTATAAGCTAAGTTGTGAATTGTTCGGTCATTCGCTGGATGTACGATCTGTCGCAGTTGGCTGGGAGACAACTGAAGGCCAAATCATAATTTCTGGTTCACGCGATAAAACGGTTAAATTGTGGAAACGTTTAGG TGATGAGTACGCAGAGGCGGTGACATTTCAAGATCATAAAAACTTTGTTGCATGCGTTTATTATCTTGAAGCTGAACAATGGATTTGTACTGGTAGTAACGATGCCACTGTAGCTATTTACAAAGAAGGTGGTTTTGTGCCTATATTAACGCTGAAAGGACACGAGTCCACAGTATGCTCAATTGCAGCTGGCGTCGAACCACAAACTCTAATAACAGGCAGTTGGGATAAAACGGCACGAATTTGGGCTATTGATCAATCGGGAGGTGTAACATCGGTAGTCTTACGTGGCCATGAAGCAGCCGTATGGGCAGTCGCTTCGATGCCAAGTGTTAAGAAATACATAACTGGCGCGGCCGATAAATGCATTTACTATTGGAATTCCAAAGGAGAAAAATTGCGTATGCTAAAGGGACATACAGATTGTGTGCGTGGCATTATAGCGCTACAAAATAATTCACTTGTTTCTTGCGCAAATGATGCTTTAATTAAATATTGGAATGATGATGGAGAATGTGAAAAGGAACTGAGTGGTCATACAAATTACATCTACGCAGTAGCACCAAATCGTGCTTTGGGTGATAATGTGATTGTTTCCTGTGGGGAAGATAGTACTTTGCGTATGTGGGACTTGACGAAAGGACAAGAGTTGGGTACTGCTATTATTCATCCTGCACAATCTGTTTGGTCTGTTGCTTGTCTTAAAAATGGTGACATTGTTACCGGTTCCAGTGATGGTGTAGTGCGTGTATTTACCAAAGATCCTGCACGCTATGCGAACGAATTGACTATGAAAGGATTTGTGAATGCAGTTGAAACAAGAAAGGCTCAAATGAGCGAAGATATTGGTGGAATAAAAAAGACTga TTTACCTGGACCTGAAGCTTTACTTACAAACGGAACACGTGAAGGACAAACGAAAATGGTGCGTCATCAAGATGGCTCTGTAAAATGTTATGCCTGGCAGTCGGGCCAATGGAATTTGGTTGGTGATGTTACTGGCGCTTCGGGTGGCTCACAAAAGACATCGGGCAAAACTTTATACGAAGGAAAG GAATATGACTACGTCTTCTCTGTTGATATCTCTGATACTGAACCACCCATAAAACTGCCTTATAATCGCGGAGAAGATCCTTGGCAGGCTGCGCAATTATTTATACATCGAAATAATTTACCACAAGCGTACTTGGATCAAGTTGCTAATTTTATCATAAAAAATTCAAGCTGCGGTGGAAATGTGGCGCCACAGCCCACCACGAG CGGTTATCAAGATCCTTTTACTGGTGGTTCAAGATATGTTCCCGGAGGTAGCAATCATAATATAAACTCAGCAGGCAATGTAGATCCTTTTACCGGCGCTTCAAGTTATTCTACAAGCGCAGCAGCTTTACAACGAAAAACGGATGTTAACTTTATAAAAG gcAGTGAAAAGCATTTTCCCGTTAGTAATTATGTAACATTCGACAATTGTGACCCGGCGAAGGTTCTGGAAAAACTAAA AGAATTCAATAGTAAGCTAACCACTGAAAGTGAAAAAGTTTCGGACACATTATTAAATGCGGTTATAGCCTTAACATCAGCACAACCGGAAGTGGACACAAGCTCAATTGAAGCACTTCAACATTTGCTGCGCTGGCCTAATG acatCCTTTTCCCAGTTCTTGATGTATCTCGTTTAGCTATACGCCATGAGCAGATATTCTCAATattaaattcatttaattttcttGATACCGTTCTGCCGAAATTGAATAGTTCAGCTCCTAATACATTAATGGTCGTACGTTGTTTGGCGAATATGATGCGTCACGAAACTGGTAGAAGACAAATCGAACCACAATTGACAAAGTTAGCTGCacaaattaatgaaataaaaactGGAAGCGCAAATTTACAAATTGCCATTgcaacattttatttaaatgtaaCAATATCACAAACGCTTAGTGTAGCGAAAAATGAATCATGTCGTATCGTAACCGAAGGTATTGTGGAACTACTAAAATGGGCTGTTGATTTGGAGGCATGTTATCGTGCCATGCAAGCAATAGGCAATTTAACCACCACACCATTTGGTCAAGAAACAGTGGCGATCGTTGTTTCAGTGGACTATGTTATGGATAAAATACGCGAATTAACAAATACACCCCAAACCGGTATATATATTAAATTGAATTCGGCAGGCAGTGCTCTGCTGGCAGCTTTTTGA
- the LOC137242565 gene encoding odorant receptor 74a-like, with the protein MYRPRLLNGNKVPMSWPIACYRLLNHICWPLQDNASRTFQLLDRLFWMLGFIIFMQHNDAELRYIIVHKDNLDKMLICGPTYLILVEIQFRAFQIGLNKESFKRFLKKFYAEIYLDKSSHPELYAEIRRSLRPIWFLSILYYTTLFSYVITLISNYRNSVRVPVFQMYYPFDISPTQIYVPIILSNLWVGFTVISMVVGEDNIISETLLHLNGRFLLLQRSLCHNAKHRIQQADYKNIADDFSNIIIESIEENVRLYEFAKKFERDFSYRIFVNLSFSAGLLCVLGFKVYTNPTGSFGFVFWMCAKLMEMLVLGELGSRLIATTNQISCAFYESNWELVLEKSKDTNANVRLMKTLLLAIGTSQKPFVLTGFNYFSVSLTAILQIIKVAVSYFTFLHNKSK; encoded by the exons ATGTATCGACCGCGCCTTTTAAACGGAAATAAAGTTCCAATGTCTTGGCCCATTGCCTGTTATCGACTGTTAAATCATATTTGTTGGCCACTCCAGGATAATGCAAGTAGGACGTTCCAACTTCTGGATCGTTTGTTTTGGATGCtgggttttatcatatttatgcAACACAATGACGCTGAGTTACGTTATATAATTGTCCATAAGGATAACTTAGATAAGATGCTGATTTGTGGACCGACTTATCTGATATTGGTTGAAATACAGTTTCGTGCATTTCAAATTGGTCTCAATAAAGAAAGTTTCAAAcgtttcttgaagaaattttatGCTGAAATATACCTTGACAA GTCATCTCATCCTGAATTATATGCCGAAATTCGAAGAAGTTTACGTCCAATTTGGTTTTTATCTATCCTGTATTATACTACTTTGTTCTCTTACGTAATAACGTTGATAAGTAATTACAGAAATAGTGTTCGAGTACCAGTCTTCCAAATGTACTATCCCTTTGATATTTCACCCACTCAAATTTATGTGCCTATTATTCTTTCTAATCTTTGGGTTGGTTTCACTGTAATCTCAATGGTTGTGGGTGAGGATAATATAATCTCTGAAACATTATTACATTTGAATGGACGATTCCTATTGCTACAAAGAAGTTTATGTCATAATGCAAAGCATCGAATACAACAAGCGGATTATAAAAATATTGCAGATGACTTTAGCAACATCATTATTGAGTCAATTGAAGAGAATGTACGTTTATATGAATTCGCAAAGAAATTTGAGCGTGACTTTTCATATCGAATTTTCGTCAATTTATCGTTCAGCGCTGGACTGCTATGTGTACTGGGCTTTAAGGTGTATACG AATCCGACTGGCAGTTTTGGTTTCGTTTTTTGGATGTGCGCAAAGCTCATGGAAATGTTGGTGCTTGGTGAATTGGGCTCTAGGCTGATAGCCACT ACGAACCAAATAAGTTGTGCTTTTTATGAGTCCAATTGGGAGCTTGTTTTAGAGAAGTCGAAAGATACGAATGCAAACGTACGTCTCATGAAAACACTACTTTTAGCCATCGGTACGAGTCAGAAACCATTTGTTCTAACTGGGTTTAACTATTTTAGTGTTTCATTGACCGCCATATTACAG ATTATAAAAGTCGCTGTTTCGTATTTTACGTTTTTGCACAACAAATCCAAATAA